Proteins from a single region of Haloplanus sp. GDY1:
- a CDS encoding DUF5059 domain-containing protein, giving the protein MRQTRRRLLRTTGVALGGVGLAGCGGQSGDESDPTATSTETATDTPEPTATETPTAAAAEASADTALAAQWTVMRARLHDAAALGRAGDAAAAATLVGDVFARFEEAAGEYGAHEGLESTDAEAYEAFETELGNARSAFEGGSVDEGTGALSAAAAHLRSAQESRTTESVGEVFTLYVYASRVRNVDALARVGMTDAAATVGQAVLSDFEQAAVHDTIESASGEAYEAFEGGLEEAISAAQSGDAEAVHEAALSASGGVVDAAYELVSEPIAGIGHLSLMGAVGFDADVAADLGGPGLDLAHAAGLNGYRVRVRDAAWLYDAGETEAARAAAQSIFQHFEGARAHEALEAASESAYERFENEGLQSLVSAVENGDDEGVDEAVTTVHEALTTGITTLAGESGAVLESGFFRARLGDAHERYRQGEGEVAATVAENLFALFEADEAGFHEALESTSEDLYHTFEEDHLAALPDAFREGDDEAVRTHVSGAMDALVEFEASAGSTPVAGAAAATYLTGRACDAGVLATLGATGRAETVAGDAFGYFEGGANGFHEAVESASEERYEAFEEALGTLRSATTGDADAYDAATAFADEATAAVYAVVESGGGGGGSVAPLVSAVFAGFENARVHEDLEEGDHEAYETFESALTGYVSALEEGGDVDAAAERFAGATRTAFFAVAGAVSEAPEMTAGGGGDAGGGSGDFEGGPNVVSGVPDDADHVVDMKAVAYDPAELTVSVGDTVAWTHAGGEPHSVTAYEGEVPEGATYWASGGFDSEDAARSGWEEGQGYVASGQSYVHTFETAGEHAYFCIPHEMAGMEGSITVEE; this is encoded by the coding sequence ATGCGACAGACGAGAAGACGACTGCTCAGGACGACCGGCGTCGCCCTCGGCGGCGTGGGACTGGCCGGCTGTGGCGGGCAGAGCGGCGACGAGTCCGACCCGACCGCGACGTCGACCGAGACGGCGACGGACACGCCCGAACCGACCGCAACGGAAACGCCGACCGCGGCAGCGGCGGAGGCGTCCGCCGACACGGCGCTCGCGGCCCAGTGGACCGTCATGCGTGCGCGGCTGCACGACGCGGCCGCGCTCGGCCGTGCCGGCGACGCCGCCGCGGCGGCGACGCTCGTCGGCGACGTGTTCGCCCGCTTCGAGGAGGCCGCCGGCGAGTACGGCGCTCACGAGGGCCTGGAGTCGACGGACGCCGAGGCCTACGAGGCCTTCGAGACGGAACTCGGGAACGCGCGTTCGGCCTTCGAGGGCGGATCCGTCGACGAGGGGACGGGCGCCCTGTCCGCCGCGGCGGCCCACCTCCGCTCGGCACAGGAGTCGCGGACGACCGAGTCGGTCGGCGAGGTCTTCACGCTGTACGTCTACGCCTCCCGGGTCCGGAACGTCGACGCGCTGGCCCGGGTGGGCATGACCGACGCGGCGGCGACGGTCGGACAGGCCGTCCTCTCGGACTTCGAGCAGGCGGCGGTCCACGACACCATCGAGTCCGCGAGCGGCGAGGCCTACGAGGCCTTCGAGGGCGGACTGGAGGAGGCCATCTCCGCCGCCCAGTCCGGCGACGCCGAGGCGGTTCACGAGGCGGCGCTCTCCGCCTCGGGGGGCGTCGTCGACGCCGCCTACGAACTCGTCTCCGAACCCATCGCGGGGATCGGTCACCTCTCGCTCATGGGTGCGGTCGGCTTCGACGCCGACGTGGCGGCCGACCTCGGCGGCCCGGGCCTCGACCTCGCGCACGCGGCCGGCCTGAACGGCTACCGGGTCCGCGTCCGCGACGCCGCGTGGCTCTACGACGCGGGTGAGACCGAGGCGGCGCGCGCGGCCGCCCAGTCCATCTTCCAGCACTTCGAGGGCGCCCGCGCCCACGAGGCCCTGGAGGCGGCCAGCGAGTCCGCGTACGAGCGGTTCGAGAACGAGGGGCTCCAGTCGCTCGTCTCGGCGGTCGAGAACGGCGACGACGAGGGCGTCGACGAGGCCGTGACGACGGTCCACGAGGCCCTCACGACGGGCATCACGACGCTCGCCGGCGAGTCCGGTGCCGTCCTCGAATCCGGCTTCTTCCGTGCGCGCCTCGGCGACGCCCACGAACGGTACCGCCAGGGCGAGGGCGAGGTCGCGGCGACCGTCGCGGAGAACCTCTTCGCGCTCTTCGAGGCCGACGAGGCCGGCTTCCACGAGGCCCTGGAGTCGACGAGCGAGGACCTCTATCACACCTTCGAGGAGGACCACCTGGCGGCGCTCCCCGACGCCTTCCGCGAGGGCGACGACGAGGCCGTGCGCACCCACGTCTCCGGCGCGATGGACGCCCTCGTCGAGTTCGAGGCCAGCGCCGGATCGACCCCCGTCGCGGGCGCCGCCGCGGCGACGTACCTGACCGGCCGCGCCTGCGACGCGGGCGTCCTCGCGACGCTCGGCGCGACCGGTCGCGCCGAGACGGTCGCCGGCGACGCCTTCGGCTACTTCGAGGGCGGCGCCAACGGCTTCCACGAGGCCGTCGAGTCGGCGAGCGAGGAGCGCTACGAGGCCTTCGAGGAGGCACTCGGCACCCTTCGATCGGCGACGACCGGCGACGCCGACGCCTACGACGCCGCCACGGCCTTCGCCGACGAGGCGACCGCGGCCGTCTACGCCGTCGTCGAGAGCGGCGGTGGCGGCGGCGGGAGCGTCGCGCCGCTCGTGAGCGCCGTCTTCGCCGGCTTCGAGAACGCCCGCGTCCACGAGGACCTAGAGGAGGGCGATCACGAGGCCTACGAGACCTTCGAGTCGGCGCTCACGGGGTACGTCTCCGCCCTGGAGGAGGGCGGCGACGTCGACGCCGCGGCCGAACGGTTCGCGGGGGCGACCCGAACCGCCTTCTTCGCCGTCGCCGGCGCCGTGAGCGAGGCGCCGGAGATGACCGCCGGCGGTGGCGGCGACGCCGGCGGCGGCTCCGGTGACTTCGAGGGCGGCCCCAACGTCGTCTCCGGCGTCCCCGACGACGCCGATCACGTCGTCGACATGAAGGCCGTCGCCTACGATCCGGCGGAACTCACCGTCTCCGTCGGCGACACCGTGGCGTGGACTCACGCCGGTGGCGAACCCCACAGCGTCACCGCCTACGAGGGGGAGGTCCCCGAGGGCGCGACCTACTGGGCCTCCGGCGGCTTCGACTCCGAGGACGCCGCCCGCTCCGGGTGGGAGGAGGGGCAGGGCTACGTCGCGTCGGGGCAGTCCTACGTCCACACCTTCGAGACGGCCGGCGAACACGCCTACTTCTGCATTCCACACGAGATGGCGGGGATGGAGGGATCGATCACGGTCGAGGAGTGA
- a CDS encoding mechanosensitive ion channel family protein: MIDRFVAGLDALPAWQATAVVLAVSLGSALLLELVGVRLARRLTRRTETALDDVVFEELRVPLVVTVALAGVYLLTRVDSVSTTTLVDARTLSLFFGRPSLSIIVLVWARALNRVVNRLVEAVKDRGDRFDFAPVLSNVWTLVVLVGTVAVLLSLWEYDVSPLLAGAGIAGIAVGFAAKDTVANFFGGIALYFDDTYKLGDFVVLDSGESGTVVKVGVRSTTLLTRDEVLVTVPNSVLNATRVTNESAPGRRRRVRVPIGVAYGTDIDAFEELVVELALAESLVLDAPRPRMRLRRFGDSALEYELLAWVNGPTRASRARHELNRAIYGALADADIEIPYPRSDVTVRSAGTAAAADPALDADGGAAGGR, from the coding sequence GTGATCGACCGATTCGTGGCCGGACTCGACGCGCTTCCCGCCTGGCAGGCGACCGCCGTCGTCCTCGCCGTCTCCCTGGGGAGCGCCCTCCTCCTCGAACTGGTGGGCGTCCGACTCGCCCGTCGCCTCACCCGCCGCACCGAGACGGCGCTCGACGACGTCGTCTTCGAGGAACTCCGGGTGCCGCTGGTCGTGACCGTCGCCCTCGCCGGGGTGTACCTCCTGACGCGCGTCGACTCCGTCTCGACGACCACGCTCGTCGACGCCCGGACGCTGTCGCTGTTTTTCGGCCGCCCCTCGCTGTCGATCATCGTCCTCGTCTGGGCGCGGGCGCTCAACCGCGTCGTCAACCGCCTCGTCGAGGCGGTGAAGGACCGCGGCGACCGCTTCGACTTCGCGCCCGTCCTCTCGAACGTCTGGACGCTCGTGGTGCTGGTGGGAACCGTCGCCGTCCTCCTCTCGCTGTGGGAGTACGACGTGTCGCCGCTGCTCGCGGGCGCGGGCATCGCCGGCATCGCCGTCGGCTTCGCCGCCAAGGACACCGTCGCCAACTTCTTCGGCGGGATCGCCCTCTACTTCGACGACACGTACAAACTGGGCGACTTCGTCGTCCTCGACTCCGGCGAGTCCGGGACGGTCGTGAAGGTGGGCGTCCGCTCGACGACGCTGCTCACCCGGGACGAGGTGCTGGTGACGGTGCCGAACTCCGTGTTGAACGCGACCCGGGTCACCAACGAGTCCGCGCCGGGGCGTCGCCGGCGGGTCAGGGTGCCCATCGGCGTCGCCTACGGCACCGACATCGACGCCTTCGAGGAACTGGTGGTCGAGTTGGCGCTGGCCGAGTCGCTGGTTCTCGACGCACCCAGGCCGCGGATGCGGCTCCGCCGCTTCGGCGACTCCGCGCTGGAGTACGAACTCCTGGCGTGGGTGAACGGGCCGACCCGGGCGTCACGGGCGCGTCACGAACTCAACCGCGCCATCTACGGTGCGCTGGCCGACGCGGACATCGAGATTCCGTACCCGCGCAGCGACGTGACGGTCCGGTCGGCGGGGACGGCCGCGGCGGCGGACCCCGCCCTCGACGCCGACGGCGGCGCCGCTGGCGGTCGCTAG
- a CDS encoding metal-dependent hydrolase → MYRRGHWGVSLLVFAPVGLALVLAGRPDLAVVGGGAMLWLSTLPDVDHRLPVVSHRGPTHTLAFAVLVGAVGAGAGVGLASVLGGDRTTFVAFGFGIGTLGILAHLLADALTPAGVPLLWPLSSRDYSVSLTRADDALANYVLLAVGVCATAAAGVVALRVA, encoded by the coding sequence GTGTACCGACGTGGCCACTGGGGCGTCTCCCTGCTCGTGTTCGCACCGGTCGGCTTGGCGCTCGTCCTCGCCGGGCGCCCCGACCTCGCGGTCGTCGGCGGCGGCGCGATGCTCTGGCTGTCGACCCTCCCCGACGTGGACCACCGCCTCCCGGTCGTCTCGCATCGCGGTCCCACCCACACCCTCGCCTTCGCGGTCCTCGTCGGTGCCGTCGGCGCCGGTGCGGGCGTCGGCCTCGCGTCGGTTCTCGGCGGCGACCGGACGACGTTCGTCGCCTTCGGCTTCGGCATCGGGACCCTCGGCATCCTCGCGCACCTCCTCGCGGACGCCCTGACGCCCGCGGGCGTCCCCCTCCTCTGGCCGCTGTCGAGTCGGGACTACTCCGTCTCCCTCACCCGCGCCGACGACGCCCTCGCCAACTACGTCCTCCTCGCGGTCGGAGTGTGTGCGACGGCGGCCGCGGGCGTCGTCGCCCTGCGGGTGGCGTGA
- a CDS encoding peroxidase-related enzyme (This protein belongs to a clade of uncharacterized proteins related to peroxidases such as the alkylhydroperoxidase AhpD.) has product MNDDAMTRFPVPDRADLPDDLRERIDAETERAGFTPNVFAALAYAPDQFRAFVDYHDALVEGTSLDREEVEMIVVAVSGVNHCYYCNVAHGALVRLYADDPTLADQLVANYRTADVSDERLVMLDVAVKLTERPAEVTEADLDALAEAGYSEREIWDVGAVTAFFNLSNRLASFADMRPNDEFHTLGRGERDD; this is encoded by the coding sequence ATGAACGACGACGCGATGACCCGCTTCCCGGTGCCGGACCGTGCGGACCTGCCCGACGACCTGCGCGAACGCATCGACGCCGAGACGGAGCGGGCGGGCTTCACCCCGAACGTCTTCGCGGCGCTCGCGTACGCGCCCGACCAGTTCCGCGCCTTCGTCGACTACCACGACGCCCTCGTCGAGGGGACGAGCCTCGACCGCGAGGAGGTGGAGATGATCGTCGTCGCCGTCTCCGGCGTCAACCACTGTTACTACTGCAACGTCGCCCACGGCGCGCTGGTTCGCCTCTACGCCGACGATCCGACCCTCGCGGACCAGCTCGTCGCCAACTACCGGACCGCGGACGTGAGCGACGAGCGCCTGGTCATGCTCGACGTGGCCGTGAAGCTCACCGAACGGCCGGCCGAGGTGACCGAGGCCGACCTCGACGCCCTCGCCGAGGCGGGCTACTCCGAGCGCGAAATCTGGGACGTCGGCGCCGTGACCGCCTTCTTCAACCTCAGCAACCGGCTGGCGAGTTTCGCCGACATGCGCCCGAACGACGAGTTCCACACGCTCGGCCGGGGGGAGCGGGACGACTGA
- a CDS encoding cold-shock protein translates to MATGTVAFFNDTGGYGFIETEDSDEDVFFHMEDIGGPDLEEGQEVEFDIEQADKGPRATNLQRL, encoded by the coding sequence ATGGCGACTGGTACGGTTGCGTTCTTTAACGACACTGGCGGTTACGGGTTCATCGAGACCGAAGATTCCGACGAAGACGTGTTCTTCCACATGGAGGACATCGGCGGCCCGGACCTCGAAGAGGGACAGGAAGTCGAATTCGACATCGAGCAGGCCGACAAGGGCCCGCGGGCGACCAACCTCCAGCGACTGTAA
- a CDS encoding cryptochrome/photolyase family protein produces the protein MTVWLLGDQLHPEHHVLDGADRVLVIEAAAFADRRPYHPQKLGLVFAAMRHARDRLREAGYAVDYRRAETFGDALDEHFTARPGDDLRCMRPPSHGAADRLRELVAARGGTLSVVHDDRFLCSPEAFDEWHEGEGFRHEDCYRWLRRREDVLMDGSTPAGGEWNYDESNRETPPADWSPPPVPRYEPDGLTRETLDWVAERFDTWGELAGFAWPVTRAEALDALDHFVEHRLAEFGPYQDAMVGGECALAHSLLSSSLNLGLLGPREVIDAAVAAYERDEAPIESVEGFVRQVLGWREFLRHAYRRTMPDLTERDLLDRSRDLPPLYYDAETDMRCLSEAVGHVHDHGYAHHIERLMLLANFALIYGADPHELNEWFHFGFVDAYHWVTAPNVLGMGTFATDAFTSKPYASSGNYVDRMSDHCADCPYDVDSTTGAGACPFNALYWDFLDRNETRLRGTGRMGLMYAHVDRKSASERAEISERARTVRRLAREGRL, from the coding sequence GTGACCGTCTGGCTCCTCGGCGACCAGCTCCACCCCGAGCATCACGTCCTCGACGGCGCGGATCGCGTGCTCGTGATCGAGGCGGCGGCCTTCGCCGACCGCCGCCCCTACCATCCACAGAAACTCGGCCTGGTGTTCGCGGCGATGCGTCACGCCCGCGACCGGCTCCGCGAGGCGGGATACGCGGTCGACTACCGCCGGGCCGAGACCTTCGGCGACGCGCTTGACGAGCATTTCACGGCGCGCCCGGGCGACGACTTGCGGTGTATGCGCCCGCCGAGCCACGGCGCCGCCGATCGCCTCCGCGAACTCGTCGCGGCGCGGGGTGGCACCCTCTCGGTCGTCCACGACGACCGCTTTCTCTGTTCGCCCGAGGCGTTCGACGAGTGGCACGAGGGCGAGGGGTTCCGTCACGAGGACTGCTATCGCTGGCTGCGACGCCGCGAGGACGTGCTGATGGACGGCTCGACGCCCGCGGGCGGGGAGTGGAACTACGACGAGTCGAACCGGGAGACGCCGCCGGCGGACTGGTCGCCGCCGCCGGTGCCCCGGTACGAGCCGGACGGCCTGACCCGCGAGACCCTCGACTGGGTGGCCGAGCGGTTCGACACCTGGGGAGAACTGGCGGGGTTCGCGTGGCCGGTGACCCGGGCCGAGGCGCTCGACGCCCTCGATCACTTCGTCGAGCACCGTCTCGCGGAGTTCGGGCCGTATCAGGACGCGATGGTCGGCGGCGAGTGCGCGCTGGCACACTCCCTGCTGTCGTCGTCGCTGAATCTGGGGTTGCTCGGGCCCCGGGAGGTGATCGACGCCGCGGTGGCGGCCTACGAACGCGACGAGGCGCCCATCGAGAGCGTCGAGGGGTTCGTCCGACAGGTGCTCGGGTGGCGCGAGTTCCTGCGGCACGCCTACCGACGCACGATGCCCGACCTGACCGAGCGTGACCTGCTGGACCGGTCCCGGGACCTCCCGCCCCTCTACTACGACGCGGAGACGGACATGCGGTGTCTCTCGGAGGCGGTGGGGCACGTCCACGACCACGGCTACGCCCACCACATCGAGCGGCTGATGCTGCTCGCGAACTTCGCGCTGATCTACGGCGCCGACCCACACGAACTGAACGAGTGGTTCCACTTCGGGTTCGTCGACGCCTACCACTGGGTGACGGCGCCGAACGTCCTCGGGATGGGGACGTTCGCGACGGACGCGTTCACCTCGAAGCCGTACGCCTCCTCGGGCAACTACGTCGACCGGATGAGCGACCACTGCGCGGACTGTCCGTACGACGTGGATTCGACGACCGGGGCGGGAGCGTGTCCGTTCAACGCGCTGTACTGGGACTTCCTCGACCGTAACGAGACGCGGCTTCGCGGGACGGGACGGATGGGACTGATGTACGCCCACGTCGACCGCAAATCGGCGTCGGAGCGGGCGGAGATCAGCGAGCGTGCCAGGACGGTGCGCCGGCTGGCGCGCGAGGGTCGGCTGTAG